A single window of Schistocerca piceifrons isolate TAMUIC-IGC-003096 unplaced genomic scaffold, iqSchPice1.1 HiC_scaffold_77, whole genome shotgun sequence DNA harbors:
- the LOC124770070 gene encoding prestalk protein-like, with protein sequence MACDDSTACKNSTACEDSTACEDSMACEDSTACQDSTACEDSTPCEDSTGCEDSMACEDSTGCEDTTGCEDSTASEDRTASEGSAASEDNTASEDSTACEDSTACEDSTASEDSTACKDCTACEDSTACEDSTACEDSTACEDSTACEDCTACEDSTACEDSTACEDSTACENSTASEDSTACEDSKACEDSTACEDSMACEDSTACRDSTACEDSTACETAQLARTAQLARTAQFARTAQLARTAQLARTAQLARTAQLARTARLARTAWPARTARLAMTAQLARTAQLAGTAQLARTVQLARTAQLATTAQLARTAQLARTAQLERTAQLERTDQLESTSQLERRAQLERRAQHERRAQLERTAQLERTAQLERRAQLERTAQLDRTARLERTAQLERTVQLERTAQL encoded by the coding sequence atggcttgcgatgacagcacggcttgcaagaacagcacagcttgcgaggacagcacggcttgcgaagacagcatggcttgcgaggacagcacggcttgccaggacagcacggcttgcgaggacagcacgccttgcgaggacagcaccggttgcgaggacagcatggcttgcgaagacagcacaggttgtgaggacaccacgggttgcgaggacagcacagcttccgaggacaggacagcttccgaGGGCAGCGCAGCttctgaggacaacacagcttccgaggacagcacagcttgcgaggacagcacagcttgcgaggacagcacagctagcgaagacagcacagcttgcaaggactgcacagcttgcgaggacagcacagcttgcgaggacagcacagcttgcgaggacagcacagcttgtgaggacagcacagcttgcgaggactgcacagcttgcgaggacagcacagcttgcgaggacagcacagcttgcgaggacagcacagcttgcgagaacagcacagctagcgaggacagcacagcttgcgaggacagcaaggcttgcgaggacagcacggcctgcgaggacagcatggcttgcgaggacagcacggcttgcagggacagcacagcttgcgaggacagcacagcttgtgagacagcacagcttgcgaggacagcacagcttgcgaggacagcacaatttgcgaggacagcacagcttgcgaggacagcacagcttgcgaggacagcacagctagcgaggacagcacagcttgcgaggacagcaaggcttgcgaggacagcatggcctgcgaggacagcacggcttgcaatgacagcacagcttgcaaggacagcacagcttgcggggacagcacagcttgcgaggacagtacagcttgcgaggacagcacaacttgcgacgacagcacagcttgcgaggacagcacagcttgcgaggacagctcaacttgagaggacagctcaacttgagaggacagatcaacttgagagtacatctcaacttgagaggagagctcaacttgagaggagagctcaacatgagaggagagctcaacttgagaggacagctcaacttgagaggacagctcaacttgagaggagagctcaacttgagaggacagctcaacttgacagaacagctcgacttgagaggacagctcaacttgagaggacagttcaacttgagaggacagctcaactttag
- the LOC124770069 gene encoding uncharacterized protein LOC124770069, protein MACEDSTACKNSTACEDSTAYGTAQLARTAQLARTEQLARTAQLERTAQLERTVQLERTAEVERTAQLERTAQLERTALLESTAQLERTAELERAAQLEWTAKLARTARLARTARLARTARLARTARLARTAQVAKTAQLLRTAQLARTARLARTAQLARRAQLARTTQLARTAQLARTAQLARTAQLARTAQLVRTAQLARTAQLERTAHLEMTAQLERRPQLERRAQLERRAQFERKAQLESTACKNSTACEDSTACEDSMACEDSTACQDSTACEDSTPCEDSTGCEDSMACEDSTGCEDTTGCEDSTASEDRTASEGSAASEDNTASEDSTACEDSTACEDSTASEDSTACKDCTACEDSTACEDSTACEDSTACEDSTACEDCTACEDSTACEDSTACEDSTACENSTASEDSTACEDSKACEDSTACEDSMACEDSTACRDSTACEDSTACETAQLARTAQLARTAQFARTAQLARTAQLARTAQLARTAQLARTARLARTAWPARTARLAMTAQLARTAQLAGTAQLARTVQLARTAQLATTAQLARTAQLARTAQLERTAQLERTDQLESTSQLERRAQLERRAQHERRAQLERTAQLERTAQLERRAQLERTAQLDRTAQLERTAQLERTVQLERTAQL, encoded by the exons atggcttgcgaggacagcacggcttgcaagaacagcacggcttgcgaggacagcacagcttacgggaccgcacagcttgcgaggacagcacagcttgcgaggacagaacagcttgcgaggacagctcaacttgagaggacagctcaacttgagaggacagttcaacttgagagaacagctgaagttgagaggacagctcagctagagaggacagcgcaacttgagaggacagctctacttgagagcacagctcaacttgagaggacagctgaactcgagagggcagctcaactcgagtggacagcaaagcttgcgaggactgcacggcttgcgaggacagcacggcttgcgaggacagcacggcttgcgaggacagcacggctggcgaggacagcacaggttgcgaagacagcacagcttctgaggactgcacagcttgcgaggacagcacggcttgcgaggacagcacagcttgcgaggagagcacagcttgcgaggacaacacagcttgcgaggacagcacagcttgcgaggacagcacagcttgcgaggacagcacagcttgcgaggacagcacagcttgtgaggacagcacagcttgcgaggacggctcaacttgagaggacagctcaccttgagatgaccgctcaacttgagaggagacctcaacttgagaggagagctcaacttgagaggagagctcaatttgagaggaaagctcaacttgagag cacggcttgcaagaacagcacagcttgcgaggacagcacggcttgcgaagacagcatggcttgcgaggacagcacggcttgccaggacagcacggcttgcgaggacagcacgccttgcgaggacagcaccggttgcgaggacagcatggcttgcgaagacagcacaggttgtgaggacaccacgggttgcgaggacagcacagcttccgaggacaggacagcttccgaGGGCAGCGCAGCttctgaggacaacacagcttccgaggacagcacagcttgcgaggacagcacagcttgcgaggacagcacagctagcgaagacagcacagcttgcaaggactgcacagcttgcgaggacagcacagcttgcgaggacagcacagcttgcgaggacagcacagcttgtgaggacagcacagcttgcgaggactgcacagcttgcgaggacagcacagcttgcgaggacagcacagcttgcgaggacagcacagcttgcgagaacagcacagctagcgaggacagcacagcttgcgaggacagcaaggcttgcgaggacagcacggcctgcgaggacagcatggcttgcgaggacagcacggcttgcagggacagcacagcttgcgaggacagcacagcttgtgagacagcacagcttgcgaggacagcacagcttgcgaggacagcacaatttgcgaggacagcacagcttgcgaggacagcacagcttgcgaggacagcacagctagcgaggacagcacagcttgcgaggacagcaaggcttgcgaggacagcatggcctgcgaggacagcacggcttgcgatgacagcacagcttgcaaggacagcacagcttgcggggacagcacagcttgcgaggacagtacagcttgcgaggacagcacaacttgcgacgacagcacagcttgcgaggacagcacagcttgcgaggacagctcaacttgagaggacagctcaacttgagaggacagatcaacttgagagtacatctcaacttgagaggagagctcaacttgagaggagagctcaacatgagaggagagctcaacttgagaggacagctcaacttgagaggacagctcaacttgagaggagagctcaacttgagaggacagctcaacttgacagaacagctcaacttgagaggacagctcaacttgagaggacagttcaacttgagaggacagctcaactttag